The Branchiostoma floridae strain S238N-H82 chromosome 8, Bfl_VNyyK, whole genome shotgun sequence genome has a segment encoding these proteins:
- the LOC118422051 gene encoding uncharacterized protein LOC118422051 → MTTSLLVAALLCLSSVSVRGLTNAEKDALLAGAVGLGNLDIVLDPDNGEYLIVSSHGMPNHTLGPWGDGNPDMPTPAYQDHNFKIPKNPTVQAESTCTPMGTI, encoded by the exons CTTGTAGCCGCCTTGCTGTGCCTCAGCTCTGTATCCGTCCGCGGGCTGACCAATGCGGAGAAGGATGCGCTGCTAGCCGGCGCAGTAGGACTGGGGAACCTCGATATCGTGCTGGATCCGGACAACGGCGAGTATCTGATCGTCAGCAGCCACGGGATGCCGAACCACACGCTGGGGCCGTGGGGCGACGGGAACCCCGATATGCCGACGCCGGCG TATCAGGACCACAACTTCAAGATCCCGAAGAACCCGACAGTACAGGCAGAGTCGACATGTACGCCTATGGGCACTATCG